A single region of the Plantactinospora soyae genome encodes:
- a CDS encoding SAM-dependent methyltransferase yields the protein MDLPRSFTIRESSHRLLNPITPEKLATFGRAIGLRTDMSVLDLCCGKGEMLSTWARDHGTTGTGVDISTVFLSAARERAAELAVANRVTFVHGDASTYVSTEQVDVAACIGATWIGRGVTGTVALLARALRPGGLMLIGEPFWRAEPPDKEAIPTHHAQANYETLPGLVRLFGSLGYDLVEMVLADEDSWDRYRAAQWFNIRNWLDANPDDELAAELRDELTQAPLDYIHHERHLLGWGVFALKKR from the coding sequence TTGGATCTGCCACGTAGTTTCACCATCCGGGAGAGCAGTCACCGGCTCCTGAACCCCATCACGCCGGAGAAGCTCGCCACGTTCGGACGCGCAATCGGACTGCGTACCGACATGTCGGTGCTGGATCTGTGCTGCGGTAAGGGTGAGATGCTGTCCACTTGGGCCCGTGACCACGGGACAACGGGGACTGGTGTCGACATCAGCACGGTGTTCCTCAGTGCGGCTCGCGAGCGCGCCGCCGAATTGGCTGTCGCGAACCGCGTAACGTTCGTCCACGGCGATGCCTCGACCTATGTCTCGACCGAGCAGGTTGACGTAGCGGCCTGCATCGGGGCGACATGGATCGGCAGGGGCGTTACCGGCACCGTTGCGCTGCTTGCGCGCGCCCTCCGGCCGGGGGGACTGATGCTCATCGGGGAGCCGTTCTGGCGGGCCGAACCGCCCGACAAGGAGGCGATCCCGACGCACCACGCCCAAGCAAACTATGAAACCTTGCCAGGGCTCGTGAGGCTCTTCGGAAGCCTCGGGTACGACCTCGTCGAGATGGTGCTCGCCGATGAGGACAGCTGGGACCGGTACCGGGCCGCGCAGTGGTTCAATATCCGAAACTGGCTCGACGCGAACCCGGATGATGAGCTCGCCGCCGAGCTTCGGGACGAACTCACCCAGGCGCCGCTGGACTACATTCACCACGAGCGACACCTACTCGGCTGGGGTGTCTTCGCGTTGAAAAAACGCTGA
- a CDS encoding class I SAM-dependent DNA methyltransferase → MQQEEIWDVDAAQQYDTPGTGMFAPEVLGPTVDRLAELAGDGSALEFAIGTGRVAVPLAERGVPVSGIELSRPMVDQLRTKADEATIPVVVGDMATTTVPGRYTLVFLVFNAIANLLSQAEQVACFRNAARHLAPGGRFVVELWVPELRKLPPGQQAVVWHSGSDHIGLDTYDVLRQHVVSYNFGFGEGRQAQLFRTPHRYIWPAELDLMAQLAGFELETRHADWRGTEFTAETRSHVSVYRIPTDR, encoded by the coding sequence ATGCAGCAGGAGGAAATCTGGGACGTCGACGCCGCTCAGCAGTACGACACGCCGGGTACCGGCATGTTCGCACCGGAGGTGCTGGGGCCGACCGTGGACCGCCTCGCCGAACTCGCCGGCGACGGCAGCGCCCTGGAGTTCGCGATCGGAACGGGCCGGGTAGCCGTCCCGCTGGCCGAGCGCGGAGTGCCCGTCAGCGGCATCGAGCTGTCCCGTCCGATGGTCGACCAACTGCGTACGAAGGCGGACGAGGCGACGATCCCGGTAGTCGTGGGAGACATGGCGACCACCACCGTCCCGGGGAGGTACACGCTCGTCTTCCTCGTCTTCAATGCGATCGCGAACCTGCTCTCCCAGGCTGAGCAGGTCGCATGCTTTCGTAACGCCGCCCGCCACCTGGCACCCGGCGGCCGGTTCGTGGTCGAACTGTGGGTGCCCGAGCTACGCAAGCTCCCACCGGGTCAACAGGCCGTGGTCTGGCACTCCGGATCTGATCACATCGGCCTGGACACCTATGACGTGCTACGCCAGCACGTCGTTTCGTACAACTTCGGGTTCGGTGAGGGCAGGCAAGCTCAGCTGTTTCGCACCCCGCACCGCTACATCTGGCCGGCGGAGTTGGACCTGATGGCGCAGTTGGCCGGATTCGAGCTGGAGACCAGGCACGCGGACTGGCGCGGCACGGAGTTCACCGCCGAGACGCGATCCCACGTATCCGTCTACCGCATCCCGACCGACCGCTAA
- a CDS encoding NUDIX domain-containing protein — MGMPESPPMHEIVTAALVREGRVLLVHRSPNRHVYPNVWDLPGGHIEAGETELAALAREMHEELGVQITTGSAIHLCWLEIGRAEESVRFSAWIVGEWEGTPTNAAPDEHDEIRWFRPEELPPLAHEPVGTALMEAMRGARA; from the coding sequence ATGGGCATGCCAGAATCTCCACCCATGCACGAGATCGTTACCGCGGCGTTGGTTCGCGAAGGTCGGGTCCTGCTCGTCCACCGAAGTCCGAACCGCCATGTCTACCCGAACGTATGGGATCTGCCCGGCGGACACATCGAGGCAGGCGAGACAGAGCTGGCTGCGCTCGCCAGGGAGATGCATGAGGAACTGGGCGTGCAGATAACAACCGGCTCAGCGATCCACCTGTGCTGGCTGGAGATAGGCCGCGCAGAGGAATCCGTGCGCTTCAGCGCCTGGATCGTCGGCGAGTGGGAGGGGACACCGACAAACGCCGCTCCCGATGAACATGACGAGATCCGTTGGTTCCGGCCGGAGGAGTTGCCTCCGCTCGCCCACGAGCCCGTAGGCACGGCGTTGATGGAAGCTATGCGGGGCGCTCGCGCCTGA
- a CDS encoding NUDIX hydrolase → MTPNLRRAVRAIILDEDDRILLCRFDFPHPAVPEQAKAVWATPGGGIEPGEDPLTALRRELREETGLAITTDPPHIWHQEISAADHPRASGGIINDYFLIRANNFQPRGDLTDAQLAAEENLAAFRWWQLSEIAGHTGPELFSPRDLTTPLTSLLTAGTPGRPVQLGL, encoded by the coding sequence ATGACGCCGAACCTGCGCCGCGCCGTCCGCGCGATCATCCTTGATGAGGACGACCGCATCCTGCTCTGCCGGTTCGACTTTCCTCACCCGGCGGTACCAGAGCAAGCGAAGGCCGTTTGGGCGACGCCAGGCGGCGGTATCGAACCCGGCGAGGACCCGCTGACGGCTCTGCGCCGTGAACTGCGTGAGGAGACCGGTCTGGCGATCACCACCGATCCACCGCACATCTGGCACCAGGAAATCTCGGCCGCCGACCATCCGCGGGCCTCCGGCGGCATCATCAACGACTACTTCCTCATCCGCGCGAACAACTTCCAGCCCCGCGGCGACCTGACGGACGCCCAACTCGCTGCAGAGGAGAACCTGGCCGCATTCCGCTGGTGGCAGCTCTCGGAGATCGCCGGCCATACGGGGCCTGAGCTGTTCTCGCCCCGTGACCTCACCACACCCTTAACATCGCTGCTTACAGCGGGAACTCCGGGCCGGCCGGTGCAACTCGGCCTCTAG
- a CDS encoding tyrosine-type recombinase/integrase: protein MPSSEVVRGRSNSPALTVPGSADFTEAWLDNRRLSEYTRVAYRRDIAGWLSWCQSRNLDPLRATFIDVNAYARQLEATLGVRSGRPLTPATVARRLSALSSWYDFLVKLHAVDANPVAAADRPRVDRDHSATIGLTPDEVDALLAAAEADTGPTAVRNRATISLLADLGLRVGELISLNLTDLGTERGHRSIRFVGKGGKVRRRALTSGTAYALDAYLAARAAAQGLSVPELSGPLLVSGTGARLDRNAVFRLVRRLARVAGIHAWARLSPHSLRHAFATTARAEGVSLEDVQDAMGHADPRTTRRYDRDRHNLDRDPAYVIWAARARQRGRRNGIGEANVS from the coding sequence ATGCCGTCTTCCGAAGTGGTGCGCGGCAGGTCGAACAGTCCCGCGCTGACAGTCCCGGGGTCCGCCGATTTCACCGAAGCCTGGCTGGACAACCGGCGGCTGTCCGAGTACACCCGCGTCGCGTACCGGCGGGACATCGCCGGCTGGCTGAGCTGGTGCCAGAGCCGCAACCTCGATCCGCTGCGGGCCACGTTCATCGATGTCAACGCGTACGCCCGGCAGTTGGAGGCGACGCTGGGGGTTCGTAGCGGCCGCCCGCTCACCCCGGCCACCGTCGCCCGCCGCCTCTCCGCCTTGTCCAGCTGGTACGACTTCCTGGTCAAGCTGCACGCTGTCGACGCCAATCCGGTGGCTGCCGCCGACCGCCCGCGGGTCGACCGAGACCACTCCGCCACCATCGGGTTGACCCCCGACGAGGTCGATGCGCTGCTGGCCGCAGCCGAGGCCGACACCGGACCGACCGCCGTCCGGAACCGGGCCACCATCAGCCTGCTGGCCGATCTGGGACTGCGGGTCGGGGAGTTGATCTCGCTGAACCTGACCGACCTCGGCACCGAGCGTGGGCACCGCAGCATCCGCTTCGTCGGCAAGGGCGGCAAGGTCCGTCGCCGCGCCCTCACCTCCGGCACCGCGTACGCACTGGACGCCTATCTGGCCGCCCGGGCCGCCGCCCAAGGGCTGAGCGTGCCGGAGTTGAGCGGTCCGCTGCTGGTCTCCGGGACCGGTGCGCGGCTGGATCGGAACGCGGTGTTCCGGCTGGTCCGCCGTCTCGCCCGAGTAGCCGGCATCCACGCCTGGGCGAGGCTGTCGCCGCACTCGCTGCGGCACGCCTTCGCCACCACCGCCCGCGCCGAAGGGGTGTCCCTGGAGGACGTGCAGGACGCGATGGGACACGCGGACCCGCGCACGACCCGCCGCTACGACCGAGACCGGCACAACCTAGACCGCGATCCTGCATACGTCATCTGGGCGGCCCGGGCCCGCCAACGCGGGCGACGGAACGGGATCGGCGAGGCGAACGTCTCTTGA
- a CDS encoding HNH endonuclease — protein sequence MLSQIRGLSRHFTEETLRTYLLDRSARVEDGCLVVRGYGSQRGVHQKVAGRAWAHIAAYVAFVGDYDPELEVDHVCGVPDCIEPTHLRQVSHAENCRSRKQQPRCRNGHDREIDTRTGRYRKVCRRCNGDAQKRWRERQARQVAEGRASYGRVAE from the coding sequence GTGCTCTCCCAGATCAGAGGCTTGTCCCGCCATTTCACGGAGGAAACGCTCCGGACCTACTTGCTGGACCGCTCGGCGCGCGTGGAAGACGGCTGCCTCGTCGTACGCGGTTACGGTAGCCAGCGAGGCGTACACCAGAAGGTCGCGGGTCGGGCCTGGGCCCACATCGCCGCATACGTCGCCTTCGTCGGCGACTACGATCCCGAGTTGGAAGTCGACCATGTTTGTGGTGTACCGGACTGTATCGAGCCGACCCACCTGCGTCAGGTCAGTCACGCCGAGAACTGTCGTAGCCGCAAGCAGCAACCTCGGTGCCGCAATGGACACGACCGTGAGATCGATACCCGTACCGGCCGCTATCGCAAGGTCTGCCGACGCTGCAACGGCGACGCGCAGAAGCGGTGGCGCGAGCGGCAGGCGCGCCAGGTTGCCGAAGGTCGCGCCAGCTACGGCCGCGTAGCGGAATGA
- a CDS encoding maleylpyruvate isomerase family mycothiol-dependent enzyme yields MEKTLGFADLLRLMDERSTAFRAAVAAAPSLDVRVPTCPEWTLFDLVQHLGEGRRKWAAIVAAGPADAPPAMSAPVAPREREALLAWFAASTGELLDALREAGPDRGCWTWWGPSQSPQTTGAVARHQLQQVAVHTYDAQVAVGAPQPLPDEVALDGVDEFLTTCVATTAAWPHKPAVIDYHATEGRSWRLWFSADGARAARLPTPVAGEGPEAAYVSARGTANELVMFCYGRIPMDSLRLDGDRRVFDQLIAWEPEE; encoded by the coding sequence GTGGAAAAGACTCTGGGTTTCGCTGACCTGTTGCGGCTGATGGACGAACGATCGACCGCTTTCCGGGCGGCGGTCGCCGCGGCACCCAGCCTCGACGTGCGGGTGCCGACCTGCCCCGAGTGGACGTTGTTCGACCTGGTGCAGCACCTGGGCGAGGGGCGCCGCAAGTGGGCCGCCATCGTGGCCGCGGGGCCCGCCGACGCTCCGCCGGCGATGTCCGCCCCGGTGGCGCCCCGGGAGCGCGAGGCCCTGCTGGCCTGGTTCGCCGCGTCGACGGGGGAGCTGCTGGACGCGCTGCGGGAGGCCGGCCCGGATCGTGGTTGCTGGACGTGGTGGGGTCCGTCGCAGTCGCCGCAGACGACTGGTGCCGTCGCCCGGCACCAGCTCCAGCAGGTCGCCGTGCACACCTACGACGCCCAGGTCGCCGTGGGCGCCCCGCAGCCGCTGCCGGACGAGGTGGCCCTCGACGGTGTCGACGAGTTCCTGACCACCTGCGTCGCGACGACGGCGGCGTGGCCGCACAAGCCCGCGGTCATCGACTACCACGCCACCGAGGGCCGTTCCTGGCGGCTCTGGTTCTCCGCCGACGGCGCCCGGGCCGCCCGCCTCCCCACGCCGGTCGCCGGCGAGGGCCCGGAGGCGGCCTATGTCTCCGCCCGGGGCACGGCCAATGAGCTGGTCATGTTCTGCTACGGCCGCATTCCGATGGACTCGCTGCGGCTCGACGGCGACCGGCGCGTCTTCGACCAGCTGATCGCCTGGGAGCCGGAGGAATAG
- a CDS encoding DUF1062 domain-containing protein, with protein MNSSRHVRVPAHGRGPGIDRKALWVVSELGLPTIVKACVSCRSTRHRPTGKIRVNANHKLLDVWLLICCDLCGRTSKIPVHERVNVRALDNERLLMFENNDPAMVRQLTMDATLAHKAAHQLDWTGTWQLDTDIPFYDLQREDAAPLEVIIRFELPAPIRVEKLLTAGFGLSRPAVRGMVDSGRIRLPLPIDAKAREDFTFLVVTAPPLSPERA; from the coding sequence ATGAATAGTTCCCGCCATGTCCGCGTGCCGGCGCACGGTCGCGGACCCGGCATCGACCGCAAAGCGCTGTGGGTGGTCAGCGAGCTCGGACTGCCCACCATCGTCAAAGCCTGCGTGTCATGCAGGTCCACCCGTCACCGTCCCACCGGCAAGATCCGGGTCAACGCGAACCACAAGCTGCTCGACGTGTGGCTACTGATCTGCTGCGACCTGTGCGGACGCACGTCGAAGATCCCCGTCCACGAGCGCGTCAACGTGCGGGCGCTGGACAACGAGCGGCTACTGATGTTCGAGAACAACGATCCGGCCATGGTGCGACAGCTGACCATGGACGCGACGCTCGCCCACAAGGCCGCCCACCAGCTCGACTGGACCGGCACCTGGCAGCTGGACACCGACATACCGTTCTACGACCTCCAGCGCGAAGATGCCGCGCCACTCGAGGTCATCATCAGGTTCGAGCTCCCGGCACCGATCCGGGTCGAGAAGCTGCTCACCGCCGGGTTCGGCCTGAGCCGTCCCGCCGTGCGAGGCATGGTCGACTCCGGGCGCATCCGCCTGCCCCTGCCCATCGACGCCAAGGCCCGCGAGGACTTCACCTTCCTGGTCGTCACCGCCCCACCGCTGTCACCCGAGCGGGCATGA
- a CDS encoding ArsR/SmtB family transcription factor produces MLAIEVGPLDVAHTRYAISPLGEAMNALRVAAGKQPAGPLRPWAERIAPRYARLLGETPAVGALTSLFRRGRYNADFIHPPPSGPGDDFALELAAVRATPLRQVRAEIARNLVGLRTPPRDVQQILSAPDVLTRLADAIEATWYALVEPDWPRLRTVLERDLVHRAGHLAMYGWAAALSDLDPRVGWRSEGADGVIEVRTGTRNEWERHRLGGEGLLLMPTVFGTLISYVEPPWPYALVYPARGVADLLGPPPPQGGAAALARLVGPHRAQVLRALAVPATTTQLVRQLGLSLGAVGGHLAVLRESGLVTRTRTGRSVRYERTPMGGTLAGD; encoded by the coding sequence GTGCTTGCCATCGAAGTCGGGCCGCTCGACGTGGCGCACACCCGCTACGCGATCTCGCCGCTGGGTGAGGCGATGAACGCGCTGCGGGTCGCGGCGGGCAAGCAGCCGGCCGGGCCGCTGCGGCCCTGGGCGGAGCGCATTGCGCCGCGGTACGCGCGGCTGCTCGGTGAGACGCCCGCGGTCGGGGCGCTGACATCGCTGTTCCGCCGCGGTCGCTACAACGCCGACTTCATCCATCCTCCGCCTTCGGGCCCCGGCGACGACTTCGCCCTCGAACTCGCCGCGGTGCGGGCGACCCCGCTGCGTCAGGTTCGCGCGGAGATCGCCCGCAATCTGGTCGGGCTGCGTACGCCGCCGCGCGACGTCCAGCAGATCCTGTCCGCCCCGGACGTGCTCACCCGGCTCGCGGACGCGATCGAGGCGACCTGGTACGCACTGGTCGAGCCCGACTGGCCGCGGCTGCGTACGGTGTTGGAGCGCGACTTGGTGCACCGGGCCGGCCACCTCGCCATGTACGGCTGGGCCGCGGCGCTGTCCGACCTGGATCCGCGGGTGGGCTGGCGCTCCGAGGGAGCCGACGGTGTGATCGAGGTGCGCACCGGCACACGGAACGAGTGGGAGCGGCACCGGCTGGGCGGCGAGGGACTGCTGCTGATGCCGACCGTCTTCGGGACTCTCATCAGCTACGTCGAGCCGCCGTGGCCGTACGCCCTGGTGTATCCGGCACGTGGCGTCGCCGACCTGCTCGGGCCGCCGCCCCCGCAGGGCGGTGCGGCGGCGCTGGCGCGGCTGGTCGGCCCACACCGCGCGCAGGTGCTGCGGGCGCTCGCAGTGCCGGCGACGACCACGCAGCTGGTCCGCCAGCTGGGTCTCAGCCTGGGCGCGGTCGGCGGCCACCTGGCCGTGCTGCGCGAATCTGGCCTCGTCACGCGGACCCGGACCGGCCGATCCGTGCGCTACGAGCGCACCCCCATGGGCGGGACCCTGGCCGGCGACTGA
- the hemC gene encoding hydroxymethylbilane synthase, whose translation MSDSRLLRIGTRNSPMALAQVERVRGMLADRHPEVTVDVMSMSTSGDRWLGDLAALGGKGAFTKEVDAALVAGDVDLVVHCVKDVPGDRPAPAGTVMAAYLTRDDVRDCLVHPGGLRIEQLPAGTRIGTSAVRRVAQLALHWPHLVPVAIRGNANSRLAKLDAGETYDALLLAVSGLQRIGQAERITHPIDVDTMVPAVGSGTLVLQCRDDDTSTRDLAASLSDLRTGQETVAERTMLHILQGNCHSPIAALARTEPDGRLSLRARVISLDGKTVLDVHEWAADPITLGTSVAAALLRQGARDLLDLPTHGLA comes from the coding sequence ATGTCCGACTCCCGCCTCCTGCGTATCGGTACCCGCAACTCCCCGATGGCGCTGGCCCAGGTCGAGCGGGTCCGCGGGATGCTCGCCGACCGGCACCCCGAGGTCACCGTGGACGTGATGTCGATGTCGACCAGCGGGGACCGGTGGCTCGGCGACCTGGCCGCACTGGGTGGCAAGGGGGCGTTCACCAAGGAGGTGGACGCTGCCCTGGTCGCCGGGGACGTTGATCTGGTGGTGCACTGCGTCAAGGACGTACCCGGGGACCGGCCGGCACCGGCAGGCACGGTGATGGCCGCCTACCTCACCCGCGACGACGTCCGGGACTGCCTCGTACACCCGGGCGGACTGCGCATCGAGCAGCTGCCCGCCGGCACCCGGATCGGTACCTCTGCGGTCCGGCGGGTCGCGCAGCTGGCCCTGCACTGGCCGCACCTGGTGCCGGTGGCCATCCGCGGCAACGCGAACAGCCGGCTGGCCAAGCTCGACGCTGGCGAGACGTACGACGCGCTGTTGCTCGCGGTCTCCGGCCTGCAACGGATCGGGCAGGCCGAGCGGATCACCCACCCGATCGACGTCGACACGATGGTCCCGGCCGTCGGCTCCGGAACCCTGGTCCTGCAATGCCGCGACGACGACACCAGCACCCGTGACCTGGCCGCGAGCCTCAGCGACCTGCGGACCGGACAGGAGACCGTGGCCGAGCGGACCATGCTGCACATCCTGCAGGGCAACTGTCACTCACCGATTGCTGCGCTCGCCCGCACCGAGCCCGACGGGCGGCTCAGCCTGCGGGCGAGGGTGATCAGCCTCGACGGCAAGACCGTGCTCGACGTGCACGAATGGGCGGCGGACCCGATCACCCTCGGGACCTCTGTCGCCGCGGCCCTGCTCCGGCAGGGCGCCCGTGACCTTCTCGACCTGCCTACCCACGGGTTGGCCTGA
- a CDS encoding dihydrofolate reductase family protein — MNDIEPQTANGKVLWHFTMSLDGFVAGPNHEMDWLMTGISPQPGLIEEYVATTGAVLGGRRGWDHFPDPGAFYGGAWTGPIFVLTHHPEDAEPADGVTFLDCDVAEAVRIALAAAGDKNVEVLSPTIGGQLLERGLLDEINLHIAPVLLGEGIRLLDLPGGRPHYLHRVGADDPTAELSVRYRPVKH; from the coding sequence GTGAACGACATCGAACCGCAGACCGCGAACGGCAAGGTGCTCTGGCACTTCACCATGTCCCTGGACGGGTTCGTGGCCGGCCCGAACCACGAGATGGACTGGTTGATGACCGGCATCTCGCCCCAGCCGGGCCTGATCGAGGAGTACGTCGCGACCACCGGCGCGGTCCTGGGCGGCCGGCGCGGCTGGGACCACTTCCCGGACCCGGGCGCGTTCTACGGCGGCGCCTGGACCGGGCCCATCTTTGTGCTCACCCACCACCCGGAGGACGCCGAGCCCGCCGACGGCGTCACGTTCCTGGACTGTGACGTGGCCGAGGCGGTACGGATCGCGCTGGCCGCGGCCGGCGACAAAAACGTCGAGGTGCTGTCGCCGACGATCGGTGGCCAGCTTCTCGAACGCGGGCTGCTCGACGAGATCAACCTGCACATCGCGCCCGTGCTGCTCGGCGAGGGCATCCGGCTGCTGGACCTCCCCGGTGGCCGGCCGCACTACCTCCACCGGGTCGGCGCCGACGACCCCACCGCCGAACTGAGTGTGCGGTACCGGCCGGTCAAGCATTAA
- a CDS encoding RNA polymerase subunit sigma-70 produces the protein MTVRLRTANDLDMPAVGALHHRSRVSAYAGLVAPEALTFGSEEALGEWWAERRRWEADTHRLTVAVAESGIVGFSYLGPSEDEGVTELYAIHVLPAQVGTGVGRALMGDALPHLGPRAVLWVLEGNKRARRFYEKAGWSADGVTRDAPMGDELTHQLRYARTAAPVSDFAERAERHRGELRVHCYRMLGSFDEAEDLVQEVFLRAWRGRDGFEGRSSLRAWLYRIATNACLDFLDGRSRRTLPDQADSPAGPWLQPFPDRLWEPVAPSADDPEAAVVAKETLELAFLAAIQHLPPRQRAATILCDVLGWPVRQTAEALDGSVASVNSALQRARATLRTHLPSGRSDWAPSAPPTDEDRRILRRYMSAVERGDLTEVAELLARDVRATMPPYPEWFADRDGVLAALSASWDAGSPDYIGTLRMVPASANGQLAAATYRCPPGGHAYEPFGIGVLRVSDGRITEIVAFHEPALFPSFNLPPTLDR, from the coding sequence ATGACCGTCCGTCTGCGTACCGCGAACGATCTGGACATGCCCGCCGTCGGCGCCCTGCACCACCGGTCCCGGGTCTCGGCCTACGCCGGCCTGGTCGCACCGGAGGCGCTGACCTTCGGGTCGGAGGAGGCGCTCGGCGAGTGGTGGGCCGAGCGCCGGCGCTGGGAGGCCGACACGCACCGGCTGACCGTCGCCGTCGCAGAGTCCGGCATCGTCGGGTTCAGCTATCTGGGGCCGAGCGAGGACGAGGGCGTTACCGAGTTGTACGCCATCCACGTCCTGCCCGCGCAGGTGGGAACCGGCGTGGGCCGGGCGCTGATGGGCGACGCGCTGCCGCACCTGGGACCGCGCGCGGTGCTGTGGGTGCTGGAGGGCAACAAGCGGGCCCGGCGGTTCTACGAGAAGGCCGGCTGGTCGGCGGACGGCGTCACCCGCGACGCCCCGATGGGCGACGAGCTGACCCACCAGCTGCGGTACGCCCGGACCGCCGCCCCGGTGTCCGACTTCGCTGAACGTGCCGAGCGGCACCGGGGCGAACTGCGGGTGCACTGCTACCGCATGCTGGGGTCGTTCGACGAGGCGGAGGACCTGGTCCAGGAGGTGTTCCTGCGGGCGTGGCGCGGTCGGGACGGCTTCGAGGGCCGATCCTCGCTACGCGCCTGGTTGTACCGGATCGCCACCAACGCCTGCCTGGACTTCCTCGACGGCCGGAGCCGCCGGACGCTGCCCGATCAGGCCGATTCGCCGGCCGGCCCGTGGTTGCAGCCGTTTCCCGACCGCCTGTGGGAGCCGGTGGCGCCCAGCGCCGACGACCCGGAGGCCGCAGTGGTCGCCAAGGAGACCCTGGAGCTGGCTTTCCTGGCCGCCATCCAGCACCTGCCGCCAAGGCAGCGCGCCGCGACGATCCTCTGCGACGTGCTGGGCTGGCCGGTCCGCCAGACGGCCGAGGCCCTGGACGGCAGCGTTGCCTCGGTCAACAGCGCCCTGCAGCGGGCCAGAGCCACCCTGCGTACCCACCTGCCGTCCGGCCGGTCGGACTGGGCCCCGTCAGCCCCGCCCACGGACGAGGACCGCAGGATCCTGCGCCGCTACATGTCCGCGGTGGAGCGCGGCGACCTGACCGAGGTCGCGGAGCTGCTGGCCCGGGACGTGCGGGCGACGATGCCGCCGTACCCGGAGTGGTTCGCCGATCGCGACGGTGTACTGGCAGCGCTGTCGGCGAGCTGGGACGCCGGCTCACCCGACTACATCGGAACGCTGCGCATGGTGCCGGCGAGCGCCAACGGCCAGTTGGCCGCGGCGACGTACCGGTGTCCGCCGGGCGGGCACGCGTACGAGCCGTTCGGGATCGGCGTGCTGCGGGTCAGCGACGGCCGGATAACCGAGATCGTCGCGTTCCACGAGCCGGCCCTGTTCCCGTCGTTCAACCTCCCACCCACCCTGGACCGATGA
- a CDS encoding MFS transporter produces MTTLQAAPARATYREVFAVRQFRVLFAGYTLFLGGETVKMLALSVTVYAGTGSSLLAALAYVAGFLPYALGGTLLLAYADRWPPRAVMVGYDLVRAAVAAVLAAGLLSPNAMLVLVFVTGIPSAVASAARSALLPELLDGDRYVLGRAVFSTAAGGTQVLGFAVGGMLIAALGPYGALWITVASCLLSAALLRLRLVEQPRRSTAAGYAVRETWHVNRELLRRPAIRSLLLAQWLPPALMVGAEGVLVPYAVQIGMPDSAGLLFTAVALGMLTGDLAIGRLVSPERRERLVGPLALLLGAPLLGFVFSPGPVTAALLLAVSGFGVAYQLGLARRFLEAVPEANRGQAFGLALTGTMTLQGLFAAGGGALGEVSAPGLVVGAAGAASLLAVSGLWRVLASPSA; encoded by the coding sequence ATGACGACGCTCCAGGCCGCACCGGCGCGGGCCACCTACCGCGAGGTGTTCGCGGTACGCCAGTTCCGCGTGCTGTTCGCCGGCTACACGCTCTTCCTCGGCGGCGAGACGGTGAAGATGCTCGCGCTCTCGGTGACCGTCTACGCCGGCACCGGCTCCTCCCTGCTGGCCGCGCTGGCCTACGTTGCCGGCTTCCTGCCCTACGCCCTCGGCGGCACGCTGCTGCTGGCGTACGCCGACCGGTGGCCGCCTCGGGCCGTGATGGTCGGCTACGACCTGGTCCGCGCCGCCGTCGCCGCTGTACTCGCCGCCGGGCTGCTCTCCCCCAACGCGATGCTGGTGCTGGTGTTCGTCACCGGCATCCCCAGCGCGGTCGCCTCCGCGGCGCGCAGCGCCCTGCTGCCCGAACTGCTCGACGGCGACCGGTACGTGCTTGGCCGGGCCGTGTTCTCCACGGCGGCCGGCGGCACGCAGGTGCTCGGCTTCGCCGTGGGCGGGATGCTGATCGCGGCGCTCGGCCCGTACGGCGCGCTCTGGATCACCGTGGCGAGTTGTCTACTCTCCGCCGCGTTGCTGCGCCTGCGGCTGGTCGAGCAGCCGCGCCGCAGTACGGCCGCAGGGTACGCGGTACGCGAGACCTGGCACGTCAATCGTGAACTGCTGCGCCGGCCGGCGATCCGTTCGCTGCTGCTGGCCCAGTGGCTGCCGCCCGCGCTCATGGTCGGCGCCGAGGGCGTGCTCGTCCCGTACGCCGTCCAGATCGGCATGCCGGACTCGGCCGGGCTGCTGTTCACCGCCGTGGCGCTCGGCATGCTCACCGGCGACCTCGCGATCGGCCGGCTCGTCAGCCCGGAACGAAGGGAACGGTTGGTAGGGCCGTTGGCACTGCTGCTCGGCGCGCCGCTGCTCGGGTTCGTGTTTTCGCCCGGGCCGGTCACCGCGGCGCTGCTGCTCGCCGTGTCCGGGTTCGGGGTCGCGTACCAGCTGGGGCTGGCCCGGCGCTTCCTGGAGGCGGTGCCGGAGGCGAACCGAGGCCAGGCCTTCGGGTTGGCGCTGACCGGCACCATGACGTTGCAGGGTCTGTTCGCGGCCGGCGGCGGGGCGTTGGGCGAGGTGTCAGCGCCCGGCCTGGTCGTCGGCGCGGCGGGCGCGGCGTCCCTGCTGGCCGTATCGGGTCTCTGGCGCGTGCTCGCGTCGCCCTCGGCGTAG